The following proteins are co-located in the Micromonospora coriariae genome:
- a CDS encoding enoyl-CoA hydratase-related protein translates to MTSPDVLVRVSTARGVTTLTLDSPHNRNALSTGLMTQLLAGLAGAVADDAVRVIVLDHTGPVFCSGADLKETAAAYASGTVPAGMLGDVLAALWECPKPVLARVAGPARAGGLGLIAAADLAVCADEATFAFTEVRIGVIPAVISATVLPRLHPRAAAELYLTGDTFDGRRAAEIGLVTAAVPADGLDAAVSRYCDSLVRGAPGALAGAKELLRRPGTAELRAELARLSALSTRYFLSDEGREGVTAFREKRDASWVPATD, encoded by the coding sequence ATGACCTCTCCCGACGTCCTCGTGCGGGTCTCCACGGCCCGCGGGGTGACCACCCTCACCCTGGACAGCCCGCACAACCGCAACGCGCTCTCCACCGGGCTGATGACCCAGCTGCTGGCCGGGCTGGCCGGGGCGGTGGCCGACGACGCGGTCCGGGTGATCGTGCTCGACCACACCGGTCCGGTCTTCTGCTCGGGCGCGGACCTGAAGGAGACCGCCGCGGCGTACGCCAGCGGGACGGTGCCGGCCGGGATGCTGGGTGACGTGCTCGCCGCGCTCTGGGAGTGCCCGAAGCCGGTCCTGGCCCGGGTCGCCGGGCCGGCGCGGGCCGGCGGGTTGGGCCTGATCGCGGCCGCCGACCTGGCGGTCTGCGCCGACGAGGCGACGTTCGCCTTCACCGAGGTACGGATCGGGGTGATCCCGGCGGTGATCTCGGCGACCGTGCTGCCCCGGCTGCACCCGCGCGCCGCCGCCGAGCTGTACCTGACCGGGGACACCTTCGACGGGCGACGGGCCGCCGAGATCGGCCTGGTCACCGCCGCTGTCCCGGCGGACGGGCTGGACGCGGCGGTCAGCCGGTACTGCGACTCGCTGGTGCGCGGCGCGCCCGGCGCGCTGGCCGGCGCGAAGGAGTTGCTGCGCCGACCGGGCACCGCCGAGCTGCGCGCCGAGCTGGCCCGGCTGTCCGCTCTGTCGACCCGGTACTTCCTCTCCGACGAGGGACGCGAGGGGGTCACCGCGTTCCGGGAGAAGCGGGACGCCAGCTGGGTACCCGCCACGGATTAG
- the hemW gene encoding radical SAM family heme chaperone HemW: MPGVLPDGETVPVDGSLPATATTAVGARGFGVYVHVPFCASRCGYCDFNTYTAAELGGGASREGYADTVLAELALAARVLGDSPPPRVDTVFVGGGTPTLLPADDLARILEGIDRTWGLAADAEVTTEANPESVTPESLKLLRAAGYTRISLGMQSASPGVLAILDRKHSAGRATAAALEARDAGFEHVNLDLIYGTPGERAEDFAASLEQVVAAGVDHVSAYALIVEDGTRLAARMRRGELPYPSDDVAADRYLAAEAALDAAGLSWYEVSNWARTDEARCRHNLLYWTGADWWGLGPGAHSHVGGVRWWNVKHPSAYAQRLAAGASPGLAREVLTADETHMEEVMLRLRLASGLPLAVLDATGRAGAERALAGGLLAAPEYAAGRAVLTLRGRLLADAVVRDLLP; this comes from the coding sequence ATGCCCGGCGTCCTTCCAGATGGTGAGACCGTCCCCGTCGACGGATCGTTGCCCGCCACCGCCACCACCGCGGTCGGCGCGCGCGGCTTCGGCGTGTACGTCCACGTGCCGTTCTGTGCCAGCCGCTGCGGCTACTGCGACTTCAACACCTACACCGCCGCCGAGTTGGGCGGCGGCGCCAGCCGCGAGGGGTACGCCGACACCGTGCTGGCCGAGCTGGCGCTCGCCGCCCGGGTGCTCGGCGACAGCCCACCGCCCCGGGTCGACACCGTCTTCGTCGGCGGTGGCACGCCCACCCTGCTCCCCGCCGACGACCTGGCCCGCATCCTCGAGGGCATCGACCGCACCTGGGGGCTGGCCGCCGACGCCGAGGTGACCACCGAGGCCAACCCGGAATCGGTCACCCCGGAGTCGCTGAAGCTGCTGCGGGCCGCCGGCTACACCCGGATCTCGCTCGGCATGCAGTCCGCCTCCCCGGGGGTGCTGGCGATCCTGGACCGCAAACACAGCGCCGGTCGGGCCACCGCCGCCGCCCTGGAGGCGCGCGACGCCGGATTCGAGCACGTCAACCTGGACCTGATCTACGGCACCCCGGGGGAGCGGGCCGAGGACTTCGCCGCCTCGCTGGAGCAGGTGGTCGCCGCCGGGGTGGATCACGTCAGCGCGTACGCCCTGATCGTGGAGGACGGCACCCGGCTGGCCGCCCGGATGCGTCGCGGCGAGCTGCCGTACCCCAGCGACGACGTCGCCGCGGACCGCTACCTGGCCGCGGAGGCCGCCCTCGACGCCGCCGGCCTGTCCTGGTACGAGGTCTCCAACTGGGCCCGCACCGACGAGGCCCGGTGCCGGCACAACCTGCTCTACTGGACCGGCGCCGACTGGTGGGGGCTGGGCCCCGGGGCACACAGCCACGTCGGCGGGGTGCGCTGGTGGAACGTCAAGCACCCGTCGGCGTACGCCCAGCGGCTGGCCGCCGGCGCGTCACCCGGCCTCGCCCGGGAGGTGCTCACCGCCGACGAGACGCACATGGAGGAGGTCATGCTCCGGCTGCGACTCGCCAGCGGGCTGCCACTGGCGGTGCTCGACGCCACCGGCCGGGCCGGCGCCGAGCGGGCGCTGGCCGGCGGCCTGCTGGCCGCACCGGAGTACGCGGCCGGCCGGGCGGTGCTCACCCTGCGCGGCCGACTGCTCGCCGACGCCGTGGTGCGCGACCTGCTGCCCTGA
- a CDS encoding DUF4870 domain-containing protein produces the protein MTEPPRPPGAGDPGDQPPEPTYPPAAPGPASSAEPPTAPLSGAPGPGGYPPAGGYPPPTGDQPPSGGYPPPGGYPPPGGYPLGGYPTGGAYGGPGGGYASNEDKTWALVAHFGGAAGALISFGPLGFVAPLIAYLARGQQSPTVRAHALAALNFQILWSIIAFVLLFVSWCLLFLPSIAVVVIQILFGIIAGMKANEGQPYRYPMSASFIK, from the coding sequence ATGACTGAACCACCTCGCCCTCCCGGTGCGGGAGACCCCGGCGACCAGCCGCCGGAGCCGACCTACCCGCCGGCCGCTCCCGGCCCGGCCTCCTCGGCCGAGCCACCCACCGCACCACTGTCCGGGGCACCCGGCCCGGGCGGCTATCCCCCGGCCGGTGGCTATCCGCCGCCCACCGGTGACCAACCGCCGTCGGGCGGCTACCCTCCGCCCGGTGGCTACCCGCCACCGGGGGGCTATCCCCTTGGCGGCTATCCGACCGGCGGCGCCTACGGCGGCCCCGGCGGCGGCTACGCCAGCAACGAGGACAAGACCTGGGCCCTGGTCGCGCACTTCGGCGGCGCCGCCGGCGCGCTGATCAGCTTCGGCCCGCTGGGCTTCGTCGCCCCGCTGATCGCCTATCTGGCCCGCGGTCAGCAGTCGCCGACCGTCCGGGCGCACGCCCTGGCCGCGCTGAACTTCCAGATCCTCTGGTCGATCATCGCGTTCGTGCTGCTCTTCGTGAGCTGGTGCCTGCTCTTCCTGCCCAGCATCGCGGTGGTCGTGATCCAGATCCTGTTCGGGATCATCGCCGGCATGAAGGCCAACGAGGGCCAGCCCTACCGCTACCCGATGTCGGCCAGTTTCATCAAGTGA
- the hrcA gene encoding heat-inducible transcriptional repressor HrcA: MGLDDRKLAVLRAIVEDYVSTQEPVGSKALVERHQLGVSPATVRNDMAVLEEEGYIRQPHTSAGRVPTDRGYRLFVDRLSRVKPLSPAERRAIERFLVGAVDLDDVVHRTVRLLAQLTRQVAVVQYPSLARSSVRHLELVPISTTRLMLVMIADTGRVEQRLVELPGPVHPDDVTDLRRLVNEKLAGARLSDTPPLVQALVEEAPPELRPAMTTLSTVLLETLVERHEERIALAGTANLTRGGLLDFQGSLRPILEALEEEVVLLKLIGETEPSTTRVLIGDENEFDNLRAASVVSTGYGPGATIVGGLGVLGPTRMDYPGTIATVRAVARYVGELLAQN, translated from the coding sequence ATGGGTCTCGACGACCGCAAGCTCGCCGTGCTCCGCGCCATCGTCGAGGACTACGTCTCAACCCAGGAGCCGGTCGGCAGCAAGGCGCTGGTCGAGCGGCACCAGCTCGGCGTCTCCCCGGCCACGGTCCGCAACGACATGGCCGTGCTGGAGGAGGAGGGCTACATCCGGCAGCCGCACACCAGTGCCGGCCGGGTGCCCACCGACCGCGGCTACCGACTCTTCGTTGACCGGCTGTCCCGGGTCAAGCCGCTCAGCCCGGCGGAGCGCCGGGCCATCGAGCGCTTCCTGGTCGGCGCGGTCGACCTCGACGACGTGGTGCACCGCACCGTACGGCTGCTCGCCCAACTGACCCGGCAGGTGGCCGTTGTGCAGTACCCGAGCCTGGCCCGCTCCTCGGTGCGTCACCTGGAGCTGGTGCCGATCTCCACCACCCGGCTGATGCTCGTCATGATCGCCGACACCGGCCGGGTGGAGCAGCGGCTGGTGGAGCTGCCCGGGCCGGTGCACCCCGACGACGTCACCGACCTGCGCCGACTGGTCAACGAGAAGCTCGCCGGCGCCCGGCTGTCCGACACGCCGCCGCTGGTGCAGGCGCTGGTCGAGGAGGCGCCGCCCGAGCTGCGCCCGGCGATGACCACGCTCTCCACCGTGCTGTTGGAGACGCTTGTCGAGCGGCACGAGGAACGCATCGCGCTGGCCGGCACCGCCAACCTCACCCGGGGCGGCCTGCTCGACTTCCAGGGCTCGCTGCGGCCGATCCTCGAGGCGCTGGAGGAGGAGGTCGTGCTGCTCAAGCTCATCGGCGAAACCGAGCCGAGCACGACCCGGGTGCTGATCGGCGACGAGAACGAGTTCGACAACCTGCGCGCCGCCTCGGTGGTCAGCACCGGGTACGGCCCGGGCGCCACCATCGTGGGTGGCCTGGGGGTGCTGGGGCCCACCCGGATGGACTACCCCGGCACCATCGCCACGGTGCGCGCCGTGGCACGCTACGTGGGCGAGCTGCTGGCCCAGAACTGA
- the dnaJ gene encoding molecular chaperone DnaJ produces MARDYYGILGVSREASDDEIKRAYRKLARQFHPDVNPDPEAQEKFKDINAAYEVLSDDRKRQIVDLGGDPLAPGGGGAGGPGGPGGAGPFVGFQDIMDAFFGGAAGGARGPRPRTRPGADAILRLELDLHETAFGVEAPITVDTAVLCTTCSGAGTAAGTHLATCEACGGRGEVQSVQRTFLGQVVSARPCTVCQGYGTTIPHPCPTCAGDGRVRTRRSLTVKIPAGVEDGMRIRLAQQGEVGPGGGTAGDLYVEIHERPHDVYSRKGDDLHCRVTVPMTAAALGTRLTIKTLDSEETVDVKAGTQPASTLRLRARGVPHLRGTGRGDLYVHLDVRTPTKLDPDQEKMLRDFAKTRGEEVAELTKQGGFFSRMRDAFNGHA; encoded by the coding sequence GTGGCCAGGGACTACTACGGCATCCTCGGTGTGAGCCGGGAAGCCTCCGACGACGAAATCAAGCGCGCCTACCGCAAGCTGGCGCGCCAGTTCCACCCGGACGTCAATCCGGACCCGGAGGCTCAGGAGAAGTTCAAGGACATCAACGCCGCGTACGAGGTGCTCTCGGACGACCGGAAGCGGCAGATCGTCGACCTCGGCGGCGACCCGCTCGCCCCGGGTGGCGGCGGCGCCGGTGGCCCGGGCGGTCCGGGCGGCGCCGGCCCGTTCGTCGGGTTCCAGGACATCATGGACGCGTTCTTCGGCGGCGCGGCGGGTGGCGCGCGCGGCCCGCGCCCGCGGACCCGGCCGGGCGCCGACGCGATCCTGCGGCTGGAGCTGGACCTGCACGAGACGGCGTTCGGCGTCGAGGCGCCGATCACCGTCGACACCGCCGTGCTCTGCACCACCTGCTCCGGCGCCGGCACGGCCGCCGGCACCCACCTCGCCACCTGCGAGGCGTGCGGTGGCCGGGGCGAGGTGCAGTCGGTGCAGCGCACCTTCCTCGGCCAGGTGGTCTCCGCCCGGCCGTGCACCGTCTGCCAGGGCTACGGCACCACCATCCCGCACCCCTGCCCCACCTGCGCCGGCGACGGCCGGGTGCGCACCCGCCGCTCGCTGACCGTCAAGATCCCTGCCGGCGTCGAGGACGGCATGCGGATCCGGCTGGCCCAGCAGGGCGAGGTGGGCCCGGGTGGTGGCACCGCAGGTGACCTCTACGTGGAGATCCACGAGCGGCCGCACGACGTGTACTCCCGCAAGGGCGACGACCTGCACTGCCGGGTCACCGTCCCGATGACCGCGGCGGCGCTGGGCACCCGGCTGACCATCAAGACGCTGGACAGCGAGGAGACGGTCGACGTCAAGGCCGGCACCCAGCCCGCCAGCACGCTGCGGCTGCGCGCCCGGGGCGTGCCGCACCTGCGCGGCACCGGCCGGGGCGACCTCTACGTGCACCTGGACGTGCGGACGCCGACCAAGCTCGACCCGGACCAGGAGAAGATGCTGCGCGACTTCGCCAAGACCCGGGGCGAGGAGGTCGCCGAGCTGACCAAGCAGGGCGGCTTCTTCTCCCGGATGCGCGACGCGTTCAACGGTCACGCCTGA
- a CDS encoding 16S rRNA (uracil(1498)-N(3))-methyltransferase, with amino-acid sequence MSAPLFLVESLPTADTMTLDGPEGHHAATVQRLRVGEELLLADGRGGTAAAVVTAVGRGSLELTITSRGYADAPVPRLVIVQGIAKGDRGELAVQAMTEVGVDEIVPWAATRSVTQWRGDRGVRAREKWVATAREAAKQARRPWLPVVAGAPDESTATVARRIAGAAAGFVLHEEADERLTVAELPSAGEIVLVVGPEGGIAPAELTAFREAGGRPVRLGPAVLRTSTAGVAALSVLATRLNRW; translated from the coding sequence GTGTCCGCCCCGCTGTTCCTGGTCGAGTCGCTGCCCACCGCCGACACGATGACCCTCGACGGTCCCGAGGGGCATCACGCCGCCACAGTGCAGCGGCTGCGGGTCGGCGAGGAGTTGCTGCTCGCCGACGGCCGGGGCGGCACGGCCGCCGCCGTGGTCACCGCCGTCGGCCGGGGCAGCCTGGAACTCACGATCACCTCCCGGGGGTACGCGGACGCGCCCGTACCCCGGCTGGTGATCGTGCAGGGCATCGCCAAGGGCGACCGGGGTGAGCTGGCCGTGCAGGCGATGACCGAGGTCGGGGTGGACGAGATCGTGCCGTGGGCGGCGACCCGCTCGGTCACCCAGTGGCGCGGAGACCGGGGCGTACGGGCCCGGGAGAAGTGGGTGGCCACGGCCCGGGAGGCGGCCAAGCAGGCCCGCCGCCCCTGGCTGCCGGTGGTGGCCGGGGCACCGGACGAGTCGACCGCCACGGTGGCCCGCCGGATCGCCGGTGCCGCCGCCGGGTTCGTGCTGCACGAGGAGGCCGACGAACGGCTGACCGTCGCCGAGCTGCCGTCGGCCGGGGAGATCGTCCTGGTGGTCGGCCCGGAGGGCGGCATCGCCCCGGCCGAGCTGACCGCTTTCCGCGAGGCCGGTGGCCGGCCGGTCCGGCTCGGCCCGGCGGTGCTGCGCACCTCCACCGCCGGCGTGGCCGCGCTCAGCGTGCTCGCCACCCGCCTCAACCGCTGGTAA
- a CDS encoding SDR family NAD(P)-dependent oxidoreductase, translated as MTDRAVLVTGASRGIGRAVAEAFAASGDRVAIHHRDSADAAEQLRARLPGTGHVVVRADLTDPDAVRAMVDRAAELLGGLDVLVNNAGMYGDRDDPHPIFGASYEQWQKRWRQVLETNLTGAGNVTWCAAQHMRERGGRIVNVSSRGAFRGEPDQPAYGASKAGLNALGQSLAVALAPYGIAVATVAPGFVATDMTTEHLRGDPGAAIRAQSPFDRVARPEEIADAVHWLASPQAEWASGTIVDLNGASYLRS; from the coding sequence ATGACGGATCGGGCGGTACTGGTGACCGGGGCCTCGCGTGGGATCGGCCGGGCGGTGGCGGAGGCGTTCGCGGCGAGCGGGGACCGGGTGGCGATCCACCACCGCGACTCCGCCGACGCGGCCGAGCAGTTGCGTGCCCGGCTGCCCGGCACCGGGCACGTTGTGGTCCGCGCCGACCTCACCGACCCGGACGCGGTCCGGGCCATGGTCGACCGGGCCGCCGAACTGCTCGGCGGCCTGGACGTGCTGGTCAACAACGCCGGGATGTACGGCGACCGGGACGACCCGCACCCGATCTTCGGCGCCTCCTACGAGCAGTGGCAGAAGCGCTGGCGGCAGGTGCTGGAGACCAACCTGACCGGCGCCGGCAACGTCACCTGGTGCGCCGCCCAGCACATGCGGGAGCGCGGCGGGCGGATCGTCAACGTCTCGTCCCGGGGCGCGTTCCGCGGCGAGCCGGACCAGCCGGCGTACGGCGCCAGCAAGGCGGGGCTGAACGCGCTGGGCCAGTCCCTCGCGGTGGCGCTCGCGCCGTACGGCATCGCGGTCGCCACCGTCGCGCCGGGCTTCGTGGCGACCGACATGACCACCGAACACCTCCGCGGCGATCCGGGCGCGGCGATCCGGGCGCAGAGCCCGTTTGACCGGGTGGCCCGGCCGGAGGAGATCGCCGACGCGGTGCACTGGCTGGCGTCGCCCCAGGCCGAGTGGGCCTCCGGCACCATCGTCGACCTCAACGGCGCCTCCTACCTACGCAGCTGA
- a CDS encoding histidine triad nucleotide-binding protein, which produces MGSDCLFCRIVAGEIPATVVRETATTLAFRDIGPKAPVHVLVIPKEHYADIATLAQGDPALAGEVLATAAAVAEDEGLLGDGFRLMFNTGAYGGQEVFHAHAHLLGGAPLGPMLARDLA; this is translated from the coding sequence ATGGGATCTGATTGCCTGTTCTGCCGCATCGTCGCCGGGGAGATTCCGGCCACCGTGGTCCGGGAGACCGCCACCACGCTCGCCTTCCGGGACATCGGCCCGAAGGCGCCGGTGCACGTCCTGGTGATTCCGAAGGAGCACTACGCCGACATCGCCACCCTCGCCCAGGGTGACCCGGCGCTGGCCGGGGAGGTGCTGGCCACGGCCGCCGCTGTGGCCGAGGACGAGGGGCTGCTCGGCGACGGCTTCCGGTTGATGTTCAACACCGGCGCGTACGGCGGGCAGGAGGTGTTCCACGCGCACGCGCACCTGCTCGGTGGCGCGCCGCTCGGCCCGATGCTCGCCCGGGACCTGGCGTGA
- a CDS encoding serine hydrolase domain-containing protein yields MSTRAVDERLGRLVRRVQADARVPAVSAALHRADRQLWSCTVGGSGTSSPLGPRTQFRIGSVTKTFTAVLTLQCRDDGLLDLDDPVGRHLELPAHGELTVRRLLSHTGGLQREPFGDVWDSLRAPDADQLVAELDRAERVLAAARRFHYSNLGVAVLGQLVARLRGGSWAEVLAERVLTPLGLTDTTVAPGPAAATGFLVDAYSDEAHQEPPTDFGAVGPAAQLWSTATDMARWAAFLADPAALDPAGAVLAPATLDEMRWPLTTTDETLWGTGFGLGLILVPQGERVVHVGHDGAMPGFLAAVYGRRGGDGTAGAMGAAVLGSSGTAAELFDLPHRLLAAAVEHDPAEIEPWRPGAPAPAALRGLLGRWWGEGFEYVFSWHDGTLRARGAGDPPGRPPAIFAPLPDRPDVFRTVSGREAGELLRLTRDESGAVVRMHWATYRFTRHQETFDRYDFRAGG; encoded by the coding sequence ATGTCCACCCGAGCCGTGGACGAGCGGCTGGGCCGGCTGGTCCGCCGGGTCCAGGCCGACGCCCGGGTGCCGGCGGTGTCGGCGGCGCTGCACCGGGCCGACCGCCAGTTGTGGAGCTGCACGGTCGGCGGCTCCGGCACCAGCAGCCCGTTGGGGCCGCGCACCCAGTTCCGGATCGGCTCGGTCACAAAGACCTTCACCGCGGTGCTCACCCTCCAGTGCCGCGACGACGGGCTGCTGGACCTGGACGACCCGGTGGGCCGGCACCTGGAGCTGCCCGCGCACGGTGAGCTGACCGTCCGCCGGCTGCTGTCGCACACCGGTGGCCTGCAACGCGAGCCGTTCGGCGACGTCTGGGACAGCCTGCGCGCACCGGACGCCGACCAACTGGTGGCCGAGCTGGACCGGGCCGAGCGGGTGCTGGCGGCGGCTCGCCGCTTCCACTACTCGAACCTCGGCGTGGCCGTGCTCGGCCAGTTGGTCGCCCGGCTGCGCGGCGGCAGCTGGGCCGAGGTGCTCGCCGAGCGGGTGCTGACGCCGCTGGGGCTGACCGACACCACAGTGGCTCCCGGGCCGGCGGCGGCCACCGGGTTCCTGGTCGACGCGTACTCCGACGAGGCGCACCAGGAGCCGCCGACCGACTTCGGCGCGGTCGGCCCGGCCGCCCAGCTCTGGAGCACCGCGACGGACATGGCCCGCTGGGCGGCGTTCCTCGCCGACCCGGCGGCGCTGGACCCGGCCGGCGCTGTGCTCGCCCCGGCCACGCTGGACGAGATGCGCTGGCCGCTGACCACCACCGACGAGACGCTCTGGGGGACCGGTTTCGGGCTCGGGCTGATCCTGGTGCCGCAGGGTGAACGGGTGGTGCACGTGGGGCACGACGGGGCCATGCCCGGTTTCCTGGCCGCGGTGTACGGCAGAAGGGGCGGCGACGGCACGGCGGGCGCGATGGGCGCCGCGGTGCTCGGCTCCTCCGGCACGGCGGCGGAGCTGTTCGATCTGCCGCACCGGCTGCTCGCGGCGGCGGTCGAGCACGACCCGGCCGAGATTGAGCCGTGGCGGCCCGGCGCACCCGCTCCGGCCGCCCTGCGGGGTCTGCTCGGCCGCTGGTGGGGCGAGGGTTTCGAGTACGTCTTCTCCTGGCACGACGGGACGCTGCGGGCGCGTGGGGCCGGCGACCCGCCGGGACGCCCACCGGCGATCTTCGCCCCGCTGCCGGACCGGCCCGACGTGTTCCGCACGGTCTCCGGTCGGGAGGCGGGCGAGCTGCTGAGGCTGACCCGGGACGAGTCGGGCGCCGTGGTCCGGATGCACTGGGCGACATACCGCTTCACCCGCCACCAGGAGACCTTCGACCGGTACGACTTCCGGGCCGGGGGTTGA
- a CDS encoding PhoH family protein: protein MTGTPPPGPPRVQTRITVPDSKIMVNLLGAGDEILRLVERSVTSDVHVRGNEITITGAPADNALAERVFTELLELIEKGETLTTDAVRRTVGMLEQGTAERPADVLTLNILSRRGRTIRPKTLGQKRYVDAIDSHTIVFGIGPAGTGKTYLAMAKAVQALQAKQVNRIILTRPAVEAGERLGFLPGTLNEKIDPYLRPLYDALHDMLDPESIPKLMAAGTIEVAPLAYMRGRTLNDAFIILDEAQNTTPEQMKMFLTRLGFNSKIVVTGDVTQVDLPGGTTSGLRVVREILENVEDVHFAQLSSSDVVRHQLVGQIVDAYARWDAERETQQAQGVHAVPGRPAQGGRAGRRR from the coding sequence ATGACTGGCACCCCACCTCCCGGCCCGCCCCGGGTGCAGACCAGGATCACCGTGCCCGACTCGAAGATCATGGTCAATCTGCTCGGCGCAGGTGACGAGATCCTGCGACTTGTCGAACGCTCGGTCACCAGTGACGTGCACGTGCGTGGCAACGAGATCACCATCACCGGTGCGCCCGCGGACAATGCCCTCGCCGAGCGGGTCTTCACTGAGCTGCTCGAACTCATCGAGAAAGGCGAGACCCTGACCACTGACGCGGTTCGGCGTACCGTCGGCATGCTCGAGCAGGGCACCGCCGAACGGCCCGCCGATGTTCTGACGCTCAACATCCTCTCCCGGCGCGGACGCACCATCCGCCCCAAGACCCTCGGGCAGAAGCGGTACGTCGACGCGATCGACTCGCACACCATCGTCTTCGGCATCGGCCCGGCCGGCACCGGCAAGACCTACCTGGCCATGGCGAAGGCCGTCCAGGCGTTGCAGGCCAAGCAGGTCAACCGGATCATCCTGACCCGACCGGCGGTCGAGGCGGGTGAGCGACTGGGCTTCCTGCCCGGCACGCTGAACGAGAAGATCGACCCGTACCTGCGCCCGCTCTACGACGCGCTGCACGACATGCTCGACCCCGAGTCGATCCCGAAGCTGATGGCCGCGGGCACGATCGAGGTCGCCCCGCTGGCGTACATGCGCGGCCGGACGCTCAACGACGCGTTCATCATCCTGGACGAGGCGCAGAACACCACGCCCGAGCAGATGAAGATGTTCCTGACCCGGCTCGGCTTCAATTCCAAGATCGTCGTCACCGGTGACGTCACCCAGGTGGACCTTCCCGGCGGCACGACCAGCGGTCTGCGGGTGGTCCGGGAGATCCTGGAAAACGTCGAGGACGTGCACTTCGCCCAGTTGTCCAGCTCCGACGTGGTCCGCCACCAGTTGGTCGGGCAGATCGTCGACGCGTACGCCCGCTGGGACGCCGAGCGGGAGACCCAGCAGGCGCAGGGCGTCCACGCGGTGCCCGGGCGACCCGCCCAGGGCGGCCGTGCCGGCCGCCGCCGCTAA
- the ybeY gene encoding rRNA maturation RNase YbeY, with protein MSIEIANESGVDVDTDAVLAVARHALDEMGVNPLAELSVLLVDIDYMTELNHRWMGGEGPTDVLAFPMDEGSVDHGPGESAPSGGEPALLGDIVLCPEVAAKQAATAGHAPADELHLLTVHGVLHLLGYDHAEPEEEREMFALQARLLVSWRSTRTQ; from the coding sequence TTGTCCATCGAGATCGCCAACGAGTCCGGTGTCGACGTCGACACCGACGCCGTGCTCGCCGTCGCCCGGCACGCTCTCGACGAGATGGGGGTCAACCCCCTCGCCGAGTTGTCCGTGCTGCTGGTCGACATCGACTACATGACCGAGCTGAACCACCGCTGGATGGGTGGCGAAGGCCCGACCGACGTGCTCGCGTTCCCCATGGACGAGGGCAGCGTCGACCACGGCCCGGGCGAGAGCGCTCCGTCCGGCGGCGAGCCGGCCCTGCTCGGCGACATCGTGCTCTGCCCCGAGGTGGCGGCCAAGCAGGCGGCGACCGCCGGGCACGCCCCGGCCGACGAGCTGCACCTGCTCACCGTGCACGGGGTGCTGCACCTGCTCGGCTACGACCACGCCGAGCCGGAGGAGGAGCGGGAGATGTTCGCGCTCCAGGCCCGACTGCTGGTCAGCTGGCGGTCGACCCGCACCCAGTGA